A section of the Tamandua tetradactyla isolate mTamTet1 chromosome 4, mTamTet1.pri, whole genome shotgun sequence genome encodes:
- the TSC22D1 gene encoding TSC22 domain family protein 1 isoform X10, whose product MKSQWCRPVAMDLGVYQLRHFSISFLSSLLGTENASVRLDNSSSGASVVAIDNKIEQAMDLVKSHLMYAVREEVEVLKEQIKELIEKNSQLEQENNLLKTLASPEQLAQFQAQLQTGSPPATSQPQGTTQPPAQPASQGSGPTA is encoded by the exons ATGAAATCCCAATGGTGTAGACCAGTGGCGATGGATCTAGGAGTTTACCAACTGAgacatttttcaatttctttcttgtcATCCTTGCTGGGAACTGAAAACGCCTCTGTGAGACTTGACAATAG cTCCTCTGGTGCAAGTGTGGTAGCTATTGACAACAAAATCGAGCAAGCTATG GATCTGGTGAAAAGCCATTTGATGTATGCGGTTAGAGAGGAAGTGGAGGTCCTCAAAGAACAAATCAAGGAACTCATAGAGAAAAATTCCCAGCTGGAGCAGGAAAACAATCTGCTGAAGACGCTGGCCAGTCCTGAGCAGCTTGCCCAGTTCCAGGCCCAGCTGCAGACTGGCTCCCCCCCTGCCACCTCACAGCCACAGGGGACCACACAGCCCCCGGCCCAGCCAGCGTCCCAGGGCTCAGGACCAACCGCGTAG
- the TSC22D1 gene encoding TSC22 domain family protein 1 isoform X11, translating into MDLVKSHLMYAVREEVEVLKEQIKELIEKNSQLEQENNLLKTLASPEQLAQFQAQLQTGSPPATSQPQGTTQPPAQPASQGSGPTA; encoded by the exons ATG GATCTGGTGAAAAGCCATTTGATGTATGCGGTTAGAGAGGAAGTGGAGGTCCTCAAAGAACAAATCAAGGAACTCATAGAGAAAAATTCCCAGCTGGAGCAGGAAAACAATCTGCTGAAGACGCTGGCCAGTCCTGAGCAGCTTGCCCAGTTCCAGGCCCAGCTGCAGACTGGCTCCCCCCCTGCCACCTCACAGCCACAGGGGACCACACAGCCCCCGGCCCAGCCAGCGTCCCAGGGCTCAGGACCAACCGCGTAG